The sequence TCTCATCTGTTCCTTTGCCTCAGGAACCTTCATTTCGCGAGCGTTGGGCATACCAATGGGGACGTCGGGAGCACCGAGCTAAATGCCCAAGCCTTCTCTACGGACAAGAAGCAGAAAACGTCGGCATCTCCGGTTGCCTGGAGGACGTATGGATACTCATTTCAAACGTGAGAAAATTGGTGCTTCATACTGCGCGCGATGTGGTCAAATGCTTTTAGGGGTTCCGCGTCTAACCTCGTCGAAGCTTCGTAAACTTTCTGCGAGTCAAAGAAGAGTTGAACGTATGTATGGTGGTCAGTTGTGCCACAGTTGTATTCGAAACTTGTTGAAGCAGGCTGTGAGGAACATTTAGTATTGTTCAGAAAGGACGGATTGGCTGAACATGAGACGCGGTAGTAAAGAGCGGAAATCGAAGATGGTGTTATGTGTATGTGGAATGACTGGGTGTGGAAAGAGTTCAGTAGCTAAAAGGTTGGTCGAGAAATATGGGCTTAAGTATCTTTCTGGTGGAGGTGCGTTGAAGGCTTTAGCTGTTGAAATGGGTTACAAATCGATTGGGAGGGGTTGGTGGGAAAGTGACGAGGGAATGAGGTTTCTTCAACGAAGAGTTAAGGAGTCCAAGTTTGATAAGAAGGTTGATGAGAAACTTTTGGAGTGGGCGGGGCGCGGGAATGTTGTTTTTGACAGTTGGACGATGCCTTGGTTGTTGAAGGAGGGTTTCAAAGTCTGGTTGGACGCTTCTGTTAAGGTGAGGACAGGACGTGTTGCAAAGAGAGATGGAATAAGTTTTGAGAGTGCTTTGGCTGCTTTAACGGAGAAAGATGAGAAGACTAGGATTATCTACAAGAAGCTTTACGGGTTTGATTTAGGTGGGGATTTTTCTCCTTTTGATCTGATTTTGGATTCGAATGATTTGAGTGCAGACGAGGTTTTTAGGACGCTTTGTTTGGTTATGGATCGCGTTGTGTTGGGTATCGATTAGGTTATAAGTATGGATGTTTATGATGTTTTCACGTTTCAGATATAATGGAGGGC comes from Candidatus Bathyarchaeota archaeon and encodes:
- a CDS encoding cytidylate kinase; this translates as MRRGSKERKSKMVLCVCGMTGCGKSSVAKRLVEKYGLKYLSGGGALKALAVEMGYKSIGRGWWESDEGMRFLQRRVKESKFDKKVDEKLLEWAGRGNVVFDSWTMPWLLKEGFKVWLDASVKVRTGRVAKRDGISFESALAALTEKDEKTRIIYKKLYGFDLGGDFSPFDLILDSNDLSADEVFRTLCLVMDRVVLGID
- a CDS encoding 50S ribosomal protein L34e, which gives rise to MPKPSLRTRSRKRRHLRLPGGRMDTHFKREKIGASYCARCGQMLLGVPRLTSSKLRKLSASQRRVERMYGGQLCHSCIRNLLKQAVRNI